A window of the Desulforapulum autotrophicum HRM2 genome harbors these coding sequences:
- the coaE gene encoding dephospho-CoA kinase (Dephospho-CoA kinase (CoaE) performs the final step in coenzyme A biosynthesis.) → MMAKAMHHGCKMLLGVTGGIGSGKTTVANMLGAKGARIVDFDLLARKVVEPGTGGFDNIVGYFGTQVVAEDGTLDRKRLSKIVFNDVEKRKKLEAFTHPAIFKAFFTRVKAISAAEPDSVILVVIPLLVELNLQYLFDRLMVVYVPRDVQIRRLARRDNITADEAAVILKAQIPIDEKLKFADFVVDNAGTLEETREQVEGLWKALNKVNVAK, encoded by the coding sequence ATGATGGCAAAGGCGATGCACCATGGCTGTAAAATGCTTCTGGGGGTGACTGGCGGTATCGGGTCCGGTAAAACCACCGTTGCCAATATGCTGGGGGCGAAGGGTGCCAGGATTGTGGATTTTGATCTTTTGGCCCGGAAGGTGGTGGAACCGGGCACTGGGGGATTTGACAACATTGTCGGTTATTTCGGCACCCAGGTAGTGGCAGAAGACGGCACCCTGGACCGTAAGCGACTTTCAAAGATTGTGTTCAACGATGTGGAAAAACGCAAAAAGCTCGAAGCTTTTACCCATCCTGCAATTTTCAAGGCTTTTTTTACCCGGGTTAAGGCCATTTCAGCGGCAGAACCAGACAGTGTGATCCTGGTGGTGATTCCACTGCTGGTCGAATTGAACCTTCAATACCTTTTTGATCGTCTCATGGTGGTGTATGTTCCCCGGGATGTCCAGATCCGGCGTCTTGCCCGGCGGGACAATATCACAGCGGATGAGGCGGCTGTGATTTTAAAAGCACAGATTCCCATTGACGAAAAACTCAAGTTTGCCGATTTTGTGGTTGACAATGCTGGAACTCTTGAAGAGACCCGGGAGCAGGTGGAAGGACTCTGGAAAGCCCTGAACAAGGTTAATGTTGCTAAATGA
- a CDS encoding M48 family metallopeptidase — protein sequence MKPFRHTLAGSLIAALLVFFISIPPAAALSVSEERKMAQEFMEMVGQQMALIHDPMALDLVSLIGRRIVDQLPPQPFDYTFHIVDSDQFNAFAGPGANIFVNRGLITGLDNSDELAGIIGHECAHAACRHISQMLDRSKLVSIGTLAGVLAGVLVGVAGGGDAAQAVVLGSVASGQTSMLAYSRENEEEADQKGVKYIRDASFSPRGLLTGLEKIRASDWYGTDAIPAYLKTHPGSKDRILYLEAWLQDHANEAVTNNGIDPFRFNLVKYRLAGLYGQVDTTEAMLSKMLKKDPDDAAIHYGLALVLVRKSLLDQALSHLGQALTLRLFDPFVLVEMGRVYLLKGEPEKALAVLEGLDTVADVRSSLLFYRGSARLDLGMLDKAKSDLLRLVDADPDLFPRVYYNLADISGQEHEVGLSHYYLGFYYHTIKEERNALFHFEKSLGAMDDPDRIERAKALISELKKKNKAPSSRGSSTSLSVLQSGLVKP from the coding sequence ATGAAACCATTTAGACATACCCTGGCTGGCTCTCTTATTGCCGCACTCCTGGTTTTTTTTATTTCCATACCCCCTGCAGCAGCACTTTCCGTCAGTGAGGAGAGGAAAATGGCCCAGGAGTTCATGGAGATGGTCGGGCAGCAGATGGCCCTGATCCATGACCCCATGGCTTTGGATCTTGTTTCCTTGATCGGTCGAAGAATCGTTGATCAACTGCCGCCCCAGCCCTTTGATTACACCTTTCATATCGTGGATAGTGACCAGTTCAACGCCTTTGCTGGACCCGGGGCCAATATTTTTGTTAATCGTGGCCTGATAACCGGCCTTGATAATTCCGATGAGCTTGCAGGCATTATCGGCCATGAGTGTGCCCATGCAGCCTGTCGTCATATTTCCCAGATGCTTGACCGGTCTAAACTTGTGAGCATTGGCACCCTTGCCGGGGTGCTGGCCGGGGTGCTGGTGGGGGTTGCAGGTGGGGGTGATGCGGCCCAGGCAGTGGTTCTGGGTTCGGTGGCATCGGGTCAGACCTCAATGCTGGCCTATAGTCGGGAAAACGAGGAAGAGGCCGATCAGAAGGGTGTCAAGTATATCCGGGACGCCTCTTTTTCGCCCAGGGGGCTTTTGACCGGTCTTGAAAAAATAAGGGCCAGTGACTGGTACGGCACCGATGCCATTCCCGCTTATCTGAAGACACATCCAGGTTCCAAGGATCGGATTCTCTACCTGGAAGCCTGGCTCCAGGACCATGCTAACGAGGCTGTCACGAACAACGGTATTGACCCTTTCCGGTTCAATCTGGTCAAATACCGGCTGGCAGGACTTTACGGTCAGGTGGACACCACCGAGGCCATGCTCTCAAAAATGCTGAAAAAAGATCCGGACGATGCGGCCATCCACTATGGTCTTGCCCTGGTGCTTGTGAGAAAATCACTGCTGGATCAGGCCCTGTCCCACCTGGGGCAGGCATTGACCCTGAGGTTGTTTGATCCCTTTGTTCTCGTTGAAATGGGAAGGGTTTATCTGTTAAAAGGCGAGCCTGAAAAGGCTTTGGCCGTTCTTGAAGGGCTTGATACCGTTGCGGATGTAAGGTCGTCACTTCTTTTTTATCGGGGAAGTGCAAGGCTTGATCTGGGCATGCTGGACAAGGCAAAGTCGGATTTATTAAGACTGGTTGATGCCGATCCAGATCTTTTTCCAAGGGTTTACTACAACCTTGCTGACATTTCGGGCCAGGAGCATGAGGTCGGGCTTTCCCACTATTACCTTGGGTTTTATTATCATACCATCAAAGAGGAAAGGAATGCCCTGTTCCACTTTGAAAAAAGCCTTGGCGCCATGGATGATCCAGACAGGATCGAGCGGGCCAAGGCCCTTATTTCAGAGCTGAAAAAAAAGAACAAGGCCCCATCGTCCAGGGGGTCGTCGACCTCCTTAAGCGTGTTGCAATCAGGCCTTGTCAAACCTTGA
- a CDS encoding ParA family protein, producing MTQTICISNQKGGVGKTTTAVNLSAALAVSGKKTLLVDCDPQANATTATGIDKPHLACSLYHGLIQSNTAREIIIPTQVENLDILPANVDLIGFEVEMMATQGREEVLKRLLSSVKQTYDYVILDCPPSLSLLTLNALTAADSVLIPLQSEFFALEGLGQLLATIKRIKLSLNPSLKIKGILLTMFDRRTNLARQVVEDAEKHFKEMIFTTRIPRNVKLGEAPSFGMPIIVYDPSSVGAKSYLDLAKELLER from the coding sequence ATGACACAAACCATCTGCATATCAAACCAAAAGGGAGGGGTGGGCAAAACAACCACCGCGGTAAACCTGTCCGCTGCCCTTGCCGTTTCAGGAAAAAAGACCCTTCTTGTGGACTGTGATCCCCAGGCAAATGCAACAACTGCCACGGGAATTGACAAGCCCCATCTTGCCTGTTCCCTGTACCATGGTCTTATCCAGTCAAACACGGCTCGAGAGATCATTATCCCCACCCAGGTGGAAAACCTGGACATTCTTCCTGCGAATGTGGATCTCATCGGATTTGAGGTGGAGATGATGGCTACCCAGGGAAGGGAAGAGGTCCTCAAACGACTCCTTTCCAGTGTAAAACAGACATATGATTATGTCATCCTTGACTGCCCCCCCTCCCTGAGCCTTTTGACACTCAATGCCTTGACTGCGGCGGATTCAGTCCTCATCCCCCTTCAGAGTGAATTTTTCGCCCTTGAGGGCCTCGGCCAGCTCCTTGCCACCATCAAGCGAATAAAGCTCTCCCTCAACCCGAGTCTCAAGATAAAGGGGATTCTCCTGACCATGTTTGACAGAAGAACCAATCTTGCCCGCCAGGTTGTTGAAGATGCGGAAAAACATTTCAAGGAGATGATTTTTACGACACGGATACCGCGCAACGTCAAACTCGGTGAAGCCCCAAGTTTCGGCATGCCGATCATCGTATACGATCCCTCGTCCGTCGGCGCAAAAAGCTACCTTGACCTTGCGAAGGAACTTCTTGAAAGGTGA
- the fusA gene encoding elongation factor G, whose translation MSKKISIKQIRNIGIMAHIDAGKTTVTERILYYTGTSHKIGEVHDGEAVMDWMEDEQNRGITITSAVTTCLWNNSQIQIIDTPGHVDFTIEVERALRVLDGAVGVFCAVGGVEPQSETVWRQADRYKVPRLAFINKMDRIGADFFKVVESIEKKLKAKPLMLQIPVGKEEGFTGVIDLLTMEEITWNDDTQGAEYAIGEISKSLRESAEDFREKMVETVAEVDDEIMELYLSEQPIPLENLKAAIRRSTIQRKVVPVLCGSALRNKGIQPLLNAIEAFLPSPVDIPPVKGIHPDTEEIVEYPPQKSAPLAALIFKVSMIEGRKLSFARIYSGTLVSGSEVYNPFLKKREKLSRILKMHANKRERIESASAGEIVGIVGLKDTSTGETLCSEKAPVLLERMEFLKPVISIAIEPKTHADQEKLEEVLKKFTIEDPTLTVTTDNDTGQTILSGMGELHLEIIISRMQREFKTEVNIGKPQVVYREALGAESTGHAKFEREISGKNHFAEVTLSLRPLERGQGITFRSKIGEDQIPLQYVPAIEKGIKDALESGFLKGYPVVDTEIVLTGGSFNESQSSDLGFSVCASMAVRDALEKAEMFLLEPIMDVEVFVSDKSMGDAIADLNSRGGKIESFTPRGDQQTIKATVPLAKMFGYSTALRSATQGRGTFTMQFSRFDKA comes from the coding sequence ATGAGCAAAAAGATCAGCATAAAGCAGATACGAAATATCGGCATCATGGCCCACATTGATGCGGGCAAGACAACCGTGACCGAACGGATACTCTACTACACGGGAACATCCCATAAAATAGGCGAAGTCCATGACGGTGAGGCGGTCATGGACTGGATGGAGGATGAGCAGAATCGGGGCATCACCATCACCTCAGCCGTCACCACCTGCCTTTGGAACAACTCCCAGATTCAGATCATTGATACGCCGGGCCATGTGGATTTCACCATAGAGGTTGAAAGGGCCCTGCGGGTACTCGACGGTGCCGTGGGTGTGTTCTGTGCCGTTGGGGGCGTAGAGCCCCAGTCTGAAACGGTATGGCGCCAGGCAGACCGGTACAAGGTTCCCAGGCTTGCCTTTATCAACAAGATGGACCGTATTGGTGCTGACTTTTTCAAGGTTGTTGAGAGCATCGAAAAGAAACTCAAGGCAAAACCATTGATGCTACAGATTCCCGTGGGAAAGGAGGAGGGGTTCACAGGGGTAATCGACCTTCTGACCATGGAAGAAATCACCTGGAATGACGACACCCAGGGTGCTGAATACGCCATCGGTGAAATCAGTAAAAGCCTGAGGGAAAGCGCGGAAGACTTCCGGGAAAAGATGGTTGAAACCGTGGCAGAGGTGGATGACGAGATCATGGAACTCTACCTTTCCGAACAACCCATCCCCCTTGAAAACCTCAAGGCGGCCATCAGACGATCCACCATCCAGAGAAAGGTGGTTCCGGTTCTCTGCGGTTCGGCCCTCAGAAACAAGGGTATTCAACCCCTGCTCAACGCCATTGAGGCCTTTCTGCCAAGCCCTGTGGACATCCCACCGGTGAAGGGCATCCACCCGGATACAGAAGAAATAGTCGAATACCCGCCCCAGAAATCTGCACCCCTTGCGGCCCTCATCTTCAAGGTTTCCATGATCGAGGGAAGAAAACTGTCGTTTGCAAGAATCTACAGCGGGACCCTTGTCTCGGGCTCAGAGGTGTACAATCCGTTTTTGAAAAAACGGGAAAAGCTGTCAAGAATACTCAAGATGCATGCCAACAAACGGGAACGGATAGAATCTGCCTCTGCCGGGGAGATCGTCGGTATTGTGGGTCTTAAGGATACGTCCACAGGGGAAACCCTTTGCTCGGAAAAGGCACCTGTGCTCCTTGAGCGGATGGAATTTTTAAAGCCGGTCATCTCCATTGCCATCGAGCCCAAAACCCACGCAGACCAGGAAAAGCTCGAAGAGGTCCTCAAAAAATTCACCATTGAGGATCCCACCCTCACCGTGACCACGGACAACGACACCGGCCAGACGATTCTGTCCGGCATGGGCGAACTCCACCTTGAAATCATCATCAGCCGGATGCAGCGGGAATTTAAGACCGAGGTCAACATTGGAAAACCCCAGGTGGTTTACAGGGAAGCCCTGGGGGCTGAAAGTACGGGTCACGCCAAATTTGAACGTGAAATCTCAGGCAAAAACCACTTTGCCGAAGTCACCCTCAGCTTGAGACCCCTTGAACGGGGCCAGGGCATCACCTTTCGTTCCAAGATCGGAGAAGATCAAATTCCCCTGCAATATGTTCCTGCAATTGAGAAGGGGATTAAGGACGCCCTTGAGAGTGGATTTTTAAAAGGATATCCCGTTGTTGACACTGAAATTGTGCTCACGGGCGGATCATTCAATGAATCCCAGAGTTCAGACCTTGGATTTTCGGTGTGTGCCTCCATGGCCGTCCGGGACGCCCTGGAAAAGGCTGAAATGTTTCTTCTTGAGCCCATCATGGATGTGGAGGTGTTTGTCAGCGACAAGAGCATGGGAGATGCCATTGCCGACCTGAACTCCCGGGGCGGCAAGATCGAATCCTTTACCCCCAGGGGGGATCAACAGACCATCAAGGCCACCGTTCCCCTGGCAAAGATGTTTGGCTACTCAACGGCCCTTCGATCGGCCACCCAGGGACGGGGGACATTTACCATGCAGTTTTCAAGGTTTGACAAGGCCTGA
- a CDS encoding DUF6125 family protein has product MKEMNTLLADADHDLLLKMVKDSFRRTLVHYGQWLAQVEHQLGSESAMAVEDAVWEKSFGNQLARLGKALGFEIIDGVPGALHRMSKADLLDLIEKMGVNWLANDGIWFQAVEHPFGMNEAKRCNDTCWTRFSPFEAKRIKGLLDLPDNGGIPALKKALAFRMYATINRQSVEEIDENTIIFRMNDCRVQAARKRRGLADYPCKSAGLVEYPYFAAAIDSRIKTECIGCPPDKHPEDWYCAWKFTLVNP; this is encoded by the coding sequence ATGAAAGAGATGAATACGCTACTTGCAGATGCCGACCATGATCTGCTTTTGAAAATGGTGAAGGATTCTTTCAGAAGAACCCTTGTTCACTATGGTCAGTGGTTAGCCCAGGTTGAGCACCAGCTTGGTAGTGAAAGTGCAATGGCCGTTGAAGACGCTGTGTGGGAAAAAAGTTTTGGCAATCAGCTGGCGCGTCTGGGCAAGGCATTGGGGTTTGAAATCATTGATGGGGTGCCAGGAGCCCTTCACCGCATGTCAAAGGCCGACCTCCTGGATCTTATCGAGAAAATGGGTGTCAACTGGCTTGCCAACGACGGTATCTGGTTCCAGGCCGTTGAGCATCCGTTTGGCATGAACGAGGCGAAACGGTGCAATGATACCTGCTGGACCCGTTTTTCTCCCTTTGAAGCAAAACGAATCAAGGGTCTCCTTGATCTTCCCGACAACGGTGGTATTCCGGCCCTTAAAAAAGCCCTGGCATTCAGGATGTACGCCACCATCAACCGCCAGTCCGTGGAAGAAATCGATGAAAATACGATTATTTTTCGCATGAACGATTGCAGGGTTCAGGCTGCCAGAAAGAGAAGAGGTCTTGCCGATTACCCCTGTAAGTCAGCGGGTTTGGTTGAATACCCCTATTTTGCAGCAGCCATTGATTCCAGGATCAAAACCGAATGCATTGGGTGCCCGCCTGACAAACATCCAGAAGACTGGTATTGCGCCTGGAAATTCACCCTTGTCAATCCTTGA
- a CDS encoding ParB/RepB/Spo0J family partition protein yields the protein MSKKKKLTGLGRGISALIPDLEAMDENTGNFFMCKIEEIVPNRFQPRINFVEEELEKLKESIIEQGILQPLLVRRNSDTYELIAGERRLRAAQRAKFTHVPALVRDLTDEQMLEVSIIENIQRQELNPLEEAEAYHRLISEFNYTQEKVARRIGKNRSTIANLLRLRGLPDAIHQSLAKHEISTGHARAILGAGSEENQIKVWLRVVEKELSVRATEQLVQRIKAETDMPSTPPPIVQNDEFDRLSSTLSSKINSTVKIKHRGDGGRFEIGFKTREEFQRLVELFNRLT from the coding sequence ATGAGTAAAAAGAAAAAACTGACAGGACTTGGCAGGGGAATTTCCGCCTTGATTCCAGACCTTGAGGCCATGGATGAAAACACGGGTAATTTTTTCATGTGCAAAATCGAGGAGATTGTTCCCAACCGGTTCCAGCCCAGGATCAATTTTGTGGAAGAAGAGTTAGAAAAGCTCAAGGAGTCCATCATTGAACAGGGGATTCTTCAGCCCCTGCTGGTGAGAAGAAACAGTGACACCTACGAACTCATTGCAGGGGAACGACGGTTAAGGGCCGCGCAAAGAGCCAAATTTACCCATGTCCCGGCCCTGGTCAGGGACCTTACCGATGAGCAGATGCTTGAAGTTTCCATCATTGAGAACATCCAGCGCCAGGAGTTAAACCCCCTGGAGGAAGCTGAAGCCTACCATCGGCTGATCTCAGAATTCAACTACACCCAGGAGAAGGTCGCCAGGAGAATCGGAAAGAACAGATCCACCATTGCAAACCTGTTAAGACTTCGGGGGCTTCCCGATGCCATCCACCAGAGTCTTGCCAAACATGAAATTTCAACCGGCCACGCAAGGGCAATTCTCGGGGCCGGATCTGAAGAAAACCAGATCAAGGTCTGGCTCAGAGTCGTGGAAAAAGAACTCTCGGTCCGGGCAACGGAACAGCTTGTCCAGAGAATCAAGGCAGAGACAGACATGCCTTCCACCCCCCCGCCCATCGTTCAAAATGACGAGTTTGACCGGCTGAGTTCAACACTTTCCAGCAAAATAAACTCCACAGTCAAGATAAAGCACAGGGGAGACGGTGGACGGTTTGAGATCGGGTTTAAGACCCGGGAGGAGTTCCAGCGCCTCGTGGAACTTTTTAACCGTCTGACATGA
- a CDS encoding acyl-CoA carboxylase subunit beta, which translates to MGLVADKIKDLQEREKKILGMGGEKALEKRRETGKLNARERLDLLFDKGTFREVDMFVTHRCTNFGMQDKEIAADGVVTGHGKIEGRVVFAYSQDFTSRAGSMGEMQAKKICKVMDMAMKAGAPVVGINDSGGARIQEGVDALSGYGEIFFRNASASGVIPQISAIMGPTAGGAVYSPAMTDWIFMVKDTSYMFITGPQVIKSVTGEEISFEELGGAMTHNEKSGVAQFACESDQDALERIRMLLSYLPSNNMEDPPFKETGDDPYRLAPELDTLIPDNPNQSYDIKTVITSIVDNGEYFEPHEYFAKNIVICFARLNGRVIGIIANQPNFLAGCLDINASDKATRFIRFCDAFNIPMLTIADVPGYLPGSDQEWNGIIRHGAKLLWCYSEATVPKLLLITRKDYGGSYLAMCSKHLGADMAFAWPSAQIAVMGAAGAANIIHAREIKGADDPVAKRAEKIEEYEALFSNPYCAANRGYVDAVIRPADTRARLVDALEALGSKREMRPAKKHGNIPV; encoded by the coding sequence ATGGGATTAGTAGCAGACAAGATCAAGGATCTTCAGGAACGGGAGAAAAAAATCCTTGGCATGGGGGGCGAGAAGGCCCTTGAAAAACGACGTGAAACCGGAAAACTAAATGCCAGGGAACGACTGGATCTTTTGTTTGACAAGGGGACGTTCCGGGAGGTGGACATGTTTGTCACCCACCGGTGTACTAACTTTGGAATGCAAGACAAGGAGATTGCAGCCGACGGTGTTGTCACGGGCCATGGAAAGATCGAGGGGCGGGTGGTGTTTGCCTATTCCCAGGATTTTACCTCAAGGGCCGGCAGCATGGGAGAAATGCAGGCAAAAAAGATCTGTAAGGTCATGGACATGGCCATGAAGGCCGGTGCGCCCGTTGTGGGTATTAACGATTCGGGCGGTGCAAGAATCCAGGAGGGAGTGGATGCCCTGTCCGGCTATGGGGAGATCTTTTTCAGGAACGCTTCGGCTTCGGGTGTGATTCCCCAGATTTCGGCCATCATGGGACCCACGGCTGGCGGTGCTGTTTACTCTCCTGCCATGACCGACTGGATCTTCATGGTCAAAGACACAAGCTACATGTTCATCACAGGTCCCCAGGTGATCAAATCCGTGACCGGAGAAGAGATCTCCTTTGAAGAACTGGGTGGTGCCATGACCCACAATGAAAAGAGCGGTGTGGCTCAGTTTGCCTGTGAATCCGACCAGGATGCCCTGGAAAGGATCAGGATGCTCTTGTCCTATCTTCCCAGCAACAACATGGAGGACCCACCGTTTAAAGAAACCGGGGACGATCCCTACCGACTCGCACCGGAACTTGATACCCTGATTCCAGACAACCCCAACCAGAGCTACGACATCAAGACGGTGATTACCTCCATTGTGGACAATGGGGAATATTTTGAACCCCACGAGTATTTTGCCAAAAATATCGTTATTTGCTTTGCACGGCTGAACGGAAGGGTGATCGGCATCATAGCCAATCAGCCGAATTTCCTGGCAGGGTGCCTTGACATCAATGCATCGGACAAGGCAACCCGGTTTATTCGTTTCTGTGACGCCTTTAACATTCCCATGCTTACCATTGCAGACGTACCTGGCTACCTGCCGGGCAGTGACCAGGAGTGGAACGGTATCATCCGCCACGGTGCAAAGCTTCTCTGGTGCTATTCCGAGGCAACTGTTCCCAAGCTTCTGCTCATCACAAGAAAGGATTACGGTGGGTCCTACCTTGCCATGTGTTCCAAGCACCTTGGCGCAGACATGGCCTTTGCATGGCCCAGCGCCCAGATTGCCGTCATGGGGGCTGCAGGTGCTGCCAACATTATCCATGCAAGGGAGATCAAGGGGGCTGATGATCCCGTTGCCAAACGGGCCGAAAAGATTGAGGAATACGAAGCGCTCTTTTCAAATCCCTATTGTGCGGCAAACCGGGGGTATGTGGACGCCGTGATTCGACCTGCCGACACAAGGGCTCGCCTTGTGGACGCCCTGGAAGCCCTGGGAAGCAAGCGTGAGATGCGCCCTGCCAAAAAGCATGGAAATATACCCGTATAG
- the ispH gene encoding 4-hydroxy-3-methylbut-2-enyl diphosphate reductase — translation MKITIARTAGFCMGVRRAVDLVLDASNATKERICTYGPLIHNPQVLEMLEKKGIPSINTIPEKGEGTVLIRAHGVPPQDKRQLELAGFKVIDATCPRVIRVQTIIKKHTDQGYASIILGDRDHPEVKGLLGYAGKGGVAVSSLAALEKLPSFDRAIIVAQTTQDTHLFEQVKVWAQENHPEYKVFDTICDSTEKRQAETRKMAQICDAVVVVGGRESGNTRRLAQVARDTGKPAFHIEDVSELDIKELAGAKHIAITAGASTPNWIINKTCRTLENQLGKPRNFLLAKLRPLVLVLLRTNLLISLGAGCLTFACATLQGVDHSLSHSATAMLYILSMQVINNLFSIKSDLYNNPDRAMLYMAHRPLLIALALVSGSAGLFLTFATSLTSFAILLVMSLLGLSYNLKILPTTTGFKRIKDIPASRTLLITAAWGTVTCILPAISTPTGMEVVPALVFSMGLVLARTAFFDVLQMQGDRITGKETLPILVGEQKTLSLITWVLAVTFLSTLVSTLVGLITPSGFVLMLVPISMGYAIHLSKKDFFLPGTQLEIVIESQFIIAGIVSLLF, via the coding sequence ATGAAAATCACCATTGCCAGAACAGCCGGATTCTGCATGGGGGTCCGCCGAGCCGTAGATCTTGTGCTTGATGCCTCCAACGCAACCAAGGAACGCATCTGTACCTATGGTCCGCTGATTCACAACCCCCAGGTCCTTGAGATGCTTGAAAAAAAGGGAATCCCCAGCATCAATACCATTCCTGAAAAGGGTGAGGGTACCGTTCTGATCCGTGCCCACGGGGTCCCGCCCCAGGATAAAAGGCAGCTGGAACTGGCGGGATTCAAGGTGATCGATGCCACCTGCCCAAGGGTTATCCGGGTTCAGACAATCATTAAAAAGCATACCGACCAGGGATATGCCTCCATCATCCTTGGAGACCGGGACCACCCTGAAGTCAAGGGGCTTCTAGGCTATGCCGGCAAAGGCGGGGTTGCCGTATCCTCCCTGGCAGCCCTGGAAAAACTGCCGTCCTTTGACCGGGCCATTATCGTTGCACAGACCACCCAGGACACCCATTTATTTGAACAGGTCAAGGTCTGGGCCCAGGAAAACCACCCCGAATACAAGGTGTTTGACACCATCTGTGATTCCACGGAAAAACGCCAGGCTGAAACAAGAAAAATGGCCCAGATCTGTGACGCGGTGGTTGTGGTTGGTGGACGAGAGAGTGGCAACACCCGTCGTCTTGCCCAGGTGGCAAGGGATACGGGAAAACCTGCCTTTCACATTGAGGATGTATCCGAACTTGACATCAAAGAACTCGCTGGGGCAAAGCATATTGCCATTACAGCAGGTGCTTCAACGCCCAACTGGATCATCAATAAAACCTGCAGGACCCTTGAAAATCAGCTTGGCAAACCCCGAAATTTTCTTTTGGCAAAGCTTCGTCCCCTTGTGCTTGTTCTGCTAAGGACCAATCTGCTGATCTCGTTGGGAGCGGGCTGTCTCACCTTTGCCTGTGCAACCCTCCAGGGGGTCGACCACAGCCTCAGCCATAGCGCCACAGCCATGCTCTACATTCTTTCCATGCAGGTGATTAACAACCTATTTTCCATAAAATCAGATCTTTACAATAATCCAGACCGGGCGATGCTCTACATGGCCCACAGGCCGTTGCTCATTGCCCTTGCCCTGGTAAGCGGAAGTGCAGGCCTTTTTTTAACTTTTGCCACAAGCCTTACCTCGTTTGCAATTTTACTTGTGATGAGCCTGCTTGGTCTCTCCTACAACCTGAAGATCCTGCCCACAACAACAGGCTTCAAACGAATCAAGGATATCCCAGCGTCTAGAACGCTGCTCATAACAGCAGCATGGGGAACGGTGACCTGTATCCTTCCAGCCATTTCAACCCCAACAGGTATGGAAGTCGTTCCGGCTCTTGTTTTTTCCATGGGACTTGTCCTGGCAAGAACCGCTTTTTTTGATGTGCTTCAGATGCAGGGAGACAGAATCACCGGCAAAGAAACCCTTCCCATCCTTGTTGGCGAACAAAAGACGCTCTCCCTCATCACCTGGGTTCTTGCGGTAACCTTCTTGTCCACACTGGTATCGACCCTTGTGGGCCTGATCACACCATCGGGATTTGTCCTCATGCTTGTTCCCATTTCCATGGGCTATGCCATCCACCTGAGCAAAAAAGATTTTTTTCTTCCTGGAACACAGCTTGAAATCGTTATAGAATCCCAATTTATCATCGCAGGAATCGTATCCCTATTGTTCTAG